Proteins encoded together in one Rossellomorea sp. y25 window:
- a CDS encoding YIEGIA family protein, whose translation MNEYVYPVIFGVVVGTLTRIYMLRTDYRQYPTYLHGKIIHIALGFIAAGLGTIAIPALLEENFTAITFLTVAASQFRDVRNMERNTLTELDAYELVPRGATYIEGIAVAFESRNYLVIFTSLLATLAYIVFNFYVALVISAICMVIAHKLMAGGRLKDIVTIEYVKPHFDGAGLYVDNIYIMNIGLKVRQEEILKYGMGFVLSPKSFDARSTVANLGQRQAILHDMSTSLGIFKDSGTPALTPLAKRDLDDGRIGVFVLPQRKDVEKAIAILGQVPTLENAIRMPSESKANQEGSKLE comes from the coding sequence ATGAATGAGTATGTGTATCCGGTCATCTTCGGAGTAGTAGTGGGGACATTAACCAGAATTTATATGCTGCGTACAGACTATCGCCAATATCCCACTTATTTGCATGGGAAGATTATACATATCGCTCTTGGATTTATTGCTGCTGGCTTAGGCACCATCGCGATTCCTGCTTTACTAGAGGAGAACTTCACGGCGATTACTTTCTTGACCGTTGCTGCGTCTCAATTTCGGGATGTGCGAAATATGGAGAGGAACACATTGACAGAGTTAGATGCATATGAACTTGTCCCTAGAGGGGCCACATACATTGAAGGGATTGCCGTAGCATTTGAAAGCCGTAATTACTTGGTTATTTTCACTTCTCTCTTAGCTACTTTAGCTTATATTGTCTTTAACTTCTATGTAGCGCTGGTGATCAGTGCGATATGTATGGTGATTGCACATAAGCTAATGGCTGGGGGCAGGTTAAAGGATATCGTAACGATTGAATATGTGAAGCCTCATTTTGATGGGGCCGGACTTTACGTTGATAATATTTACATCATGAATATTGGATTAAAGGTAAGACAAGAAGAAATTTTAAAGTATGGAATGGGGTTTGTCCTTTCTCCCAAATCATTCGATGCCAGATCAACGGTAGCGAACCTTGGTCAAAGGCAAGCGATTCTTCATGATATGTCTACTTCGTTGGGGATATTTAAAGATTCAGGCACTCCCGCATTAACGCCACTGGCCAAGAGAGATTTGGACGATGGTCGAATAGGTGTCTTCGTCCTTCCGCAGCGAAAGGATGTAGAGAAAGCCATTGCCATTCTTGGGCAGGTACCGACCTTGGAAAATGCGATAAGAATGCCATCTGAATCAAAGGCGAATCAAGAGGGGAGTAAATTAGAATGA
- a CDS encoding YpzI family protein, with the protein MGKDRQEKKLKQSKRVESDRDQGLHYNGATSLQGPEEAKKGQR; encoded by the coding sequence ATGGGTAAAGATCGTCAAGAAAAGAAACTAAAACAAAGCAAACGAGTAGAATCAGACCGAGACCAGGGCCTGCACTACAACGGAGCAACAAGCCTGCAAGGACCGGAAGAAGCCAAAAAGGGGCAAAGGTAA